One window of the Eucalyptus grandis isolate ANBG69807.140 chromosome 6, ASM1654582v1, whole genome shotgun sequence genome contains the following:
- the LOC120294276 gene encoding receptor-like protein 35 yields MKGLKVELMKILTIFTAIDLSCNSFQGDIPGVIGQLHSLIGLHLSHNHLTSSIPFTLGNLTNLEWLDLSSNKLGGGIPRELGDLASLGYLDLSKNQLIGRILQDKQLSTFSIDLFSGNLGLCGTPLPKACRSDAQPPQPSTSSTFDHEVHDSWSKQKIVWIGYAFGIVIGISLAYIAFAIDWPMWLARCENVGEKSSRVDGEANWFMLGK; encoded by the coding sequence ATGAAAGGGTTAAAGGTTGAGCTAATGAAGATCTTGACCATCTTCACAGCCATTGACTTGTCATGCAATTCTTTCCAAGGGGATATCCCTGGAGTTATTGGACAACTTCACTCTCTCATAGGGCTCCACCTTTCTCATAACCACCTTACAAGTTCCATCCCTTTCACTTTAGGGAACTTGACTAATCTTGAATGGCTCGATCTTTCTTCGAACAAGCTCGGTGGGGGAATTCCTAGAGAATTGGGAGATTTGGCATCCCTTGGGTACTTAGACCTCTCGAAGAACCAATTGATTGGTCGAATTCTTCAAGACAAGCAATTGAGCACATTTTCAATAGATTTGTTTAGTGGGAATCTAGGCTTATGTGGAACTCCATTGCCAAAAGCATGCCGTAGCGATGCTCAACCTCCTCAACCATCAACCTCATCAACTTTCGATCACGAAGTGCATGATAGTTGGTCCAAACAAAAAATAGTGTGGATAGGTTATGCATTTGGAATCGTTATTGGGATTTCCTTAGCATACATTGCATTTGCAATAGATTGGCCCATGTGGCTCGCGAGGTGCGAGAATGTTGGAGAGAAGAGCAGTCGAGTAGATGGAGAAGCCAATTGGTTCATGTTGGGAAAATGA
- the LOC108960307 gene encoding receptor-like protein 33, which translates to MEVLDLSDNWIEDTFPTWLGTLQELKVLVLRSNRFRNLLNIPKGTRLFPKLHILDLSNNNFGSPLPANLIVNLQAMMDSENGQEKSLYMNSSFYENSITMTMKRREIELVKILTVFTTIDLSCNSFQSDIPGVIGRLHSLIGLNLSHNHLTGSIPLTLGNLTNLEWLDLSSNKLSGGIPRKLGDLAFLGCLNLSKNQLTGQIPQDKQLSTFSSDSLGGNPGLCGTPLPKAFPGDAQPPQPLPLSTFDHQGHEGWFKAIWIGYASRIVIEISISYIVFKTGRPKWLL; encoded by the coding sequence ATGGAAGTTTTGGATCTCAGTGATAATTGGATAGAGGATACATTTCCGACATGGTTGGGAACACTCCAAGAACTAAAAGTTCTTGTTTTGAGGTCAAACAGATTTAGGAATCTTTTGAATATTCCTAAGGGAACTCGCCTCTTTCCCAAGTTACACATTTTGGACCTCTCCAACAACAACTTTGGCAGTCCCTTGCCAGCCAACTTGATTGTGAACCTTCAAGCCATGATGGATAGTGAAAATGGGCAAGAAAAATCACTGTATATGAACTCGTCGTTTTATGAGAATTCCATTACCATGACCATGAAAAGGCGAGAGATTGAGCTAGTGAAGATCTTAACTGTTTTCACAACCATTGACTTGTCATGCAACTCTTTCCAATCGGATATCCCAGGAGTCATTGGACGTCTTCACTCTCTCATAGGGCTTAACCTTTCTCATAATCACCTTACAGGTTCCATCCCTCTTACTCTAGGGAACTTGACTAATCTTGAATGgcttgatctttcttcaaacaagCTCAGTGGAGGAATTCCTAGAAAATTGGGAGATTTGGCATTCCTTGGGTGCTTAAACCTCTCAAAGAACCAACTCACTGGTCAAATTCCTCAAGACAAGCAATTGAGTACATTTTCAAGTGACTCGCTTGGTGGGAATCCAGGCTTATGTGGAACTCCATTGCCAAAAGCATTCCCTGGCGATGCTCAACCTCCTCAACCATTGCCCTTGTCAACTTTCGACCACCAAGGGCATGAGGGTTGGTTTAAAGCAATATGGATAGGTTACGCATCCAGAATTGTAATCGAGATTTCCATATCATACATTGTATTTAAAACGGGAAGGCCCAAATGGCTCTTGTGA